Part of the Deltaproteobacteria bacterium genome is shown below.
GACAAGGGTCAAAGAAAGGACAAAAGAATTGATCCAAGCCCAGGCCCAACTCGTTCAGGCCCAGAAAATGGAATCGATCGGGAGGCTGACCGGCGGGGTCGCCCACGATTTCAACAACCTCTTGGGCATCATCACCGGTTATTGCGAGTTGTCATTGGCGGATTTGAAAAAGGATGATCCGTTGCGAGAAAACCTGAAGGAAATTCAAGAGGCGGGAAAGCGCGCGACAACGCTGACAAGCCAGCTCCTGGCCTTCAGCCGGAAGCAGGTGCTCCAACCCGCCGTGTTCAGCTTGAACAATATCCTGGGGGAGGCCAACCGACTGCTCCAGCGGATCATGGGGGAAGACATTCAAATCCTGACCGTCCCAGCCCCCGATTTGTGGCTTGTCCGGGCCGATCCGCACCAGATGGAACAGATCATTTTCAATTTCGCGTCCAACGCCCGTGACGCGATGCCCTACGGCGGCAAGCTCACCCTCGAAACCCAAAACGTCGCCCTAGATGAACAATATGCCGCCCATCACCCGGAGGTTAAGGCCGGGTCTTATGTGATGATGGCGGTCTCCGATAACGGATTGGGAATGGATGCGAAGACCCTCTCGCAAATTTTCGAGCCTTTTTTCACCACGAAGGAGAAAGGAAAGGGGACCGGGCTTGGCCTTTCGATGGTGTATGGAATTGTCAAACAGAGCGGCGGGCACATCGCGGCCTACAGTGAACCGGGAAAGGGAACCAGCTTTAAAATTTATCTCCCCCGGGTGGAGGGGGAGAAACAGGAAACGGCGCCCGTGGGAAAAACGCCGCCCGCCTCCCTTGCCGGTTCGGAGACGGTGATGGTCGTGGAGGACGAGGAAAAATTGCGGAAATTCATCGGTCGGGTCCTTCGGGAAAAAGGGTACACCGTCCTCGAGGCCCCTTCCGGACAGGAGGCCCTCCGGATGAGCGAGTCGTTCCCGAAACCGGTCGCTCTATTGGTCACCGATGTGATTCTTCGGGGGTTAAGCGGCCCGCAGACAGCGGAGCGCCTGATCATCGAGCGGCCCGACATGAAGGTTCTTTATATTTCGGGCTATACCGACAACGCGATTGTTCACCATG
Proteins encoded:
- a CDS encoding response regulator, which translates into the protein MIQAQAQLVQAQKMESIGRLTGGVAHDFNNLLGIITGYCELSLADLKKDDPLRENLKEIQEAGKRATTLTSQLLAFSRKQVLQPAVFSLNNILGEANRLLQRIMGEDIQILTVPAPDLWLVRADPHQMEQIIFNFASNARDAMPYGGKLTLETQNVALDEQYAAHHPEVKAGSYVMMAVSDNGLGMDAKTLSQIFEPFFTTKEKGKGTGLGLSMVYGIVKQSGGHIAAYSEPGKGTSFKIYLPRVEGEKQETAPVGKTPPASLAGSETVMVVEDEEKLRKFIGRVLREKGYTVLEAPSGQEALRMSESFPKPVALLVTDVILRGLSGPQTAERLIIERPDMKVLYISGYTDNAIVHHGVLEEGTNFLQKPFTPEALARKVREVLETTSHQFLEE